A region of Candidatus Binatia bacterium DNA encodes the following proteins:
- a CDS encoding xanthine dehydrogenase family protein molybdopterin-binding subunit: MSSSDERKSTSSEASGANVERKFRVVGTRPLRHDGIDKVTGRARYGADINLPGMLHGKVLRSPHAHARILSIDVSRAAALPGVKAIVTGADMPRVASSTEQAGESTVNPRYLSDNILAKDKVLYTGHAVAAVAATSPHVAEQALSLIDVRYEVLPHVLDVRAAMKKDAPILHEDLRTQGLPTPSDEPTNVASVVLFERGDLAAAFAAADVVIEREFDTSMVHQGYIEPHNAVAQVNPDGQATVWCSTQGAFDVRHFCSQILAMPLSQIRVIPAEIGGGFGGKTTIYLEPIAILLARKAGRPVKLVMSRAEVLRATGPTSGSHIRVKMGATRDGKITCADATLLYEAGAFPGSPVWAGAMCLLAPYDIETLRIEGYDVVVNRPKTAAYRAPGASNAAFAAESVIDELAERLGIDPIELRLKNAAREGTPTPAGPRHRRIGCIEVLEAARRSPHWQSSLSDAASDGHLHWSSALTPASARRRGRGVAVGFWFNAGLQSSATIGINADGTASLVTGSPDIGGTRTSCAMITAEELGLPVERVRPVVADTDTIGHTDVTGGSRVTMATGLAVYEAAQDVKRQLCERAATIWKILPDEVRFVDGQVVRNDGSASLSVADIAKQLARTGGPVVGRATVNAQKATGAAYAAAIVDVEVDVETGKVDVLRCTVVQDAGRAIHPAYVEGQMQGGTAQGIGWALNEEYVYDEQGRLLNAGFLDYRIPVALDLPMIETIIVEVPNPRHPYGIRGVGEVSIVPPPAAIANAIANATGVRMRCLPMSPPRVLAALRAAGVRTAPESPSIAAAS, translated from the coding sequence ATGTCCTCGAGCGACGAACGGAAGAGCACGTCCAGCGAGGCGAGCGGCGCGAACGTCGAGCGCAAGTTTCGCGTCGTCGGCACGCGTCCGCTGCGCCACGACGGCATCGACAAGGTGACCGGCCGCGCGCGCTACGGCGCGGACATCAACCTGCCCGGCATGCTGCACGGCAAGGTGCTGCGCAGCCCGCACGCGCACGCGCGGATTCTCTCGATCGACGTGAGCCGCGCGGCCGCGCTGCCGGGCGTCAAGGCGATCGTCACCGGCGCCGACATGCCGCGCGTCGCGAGCTCCACCGAGCAAGCCGGCGAGAGCACCGTCAACCCGCGCTACCTGTCGGACAACATCCTCGCCAAGGACAAGGTGCTCTACACCGGGCACGCGGTCGCCGCGGTCGCGGCGACGAGCCCGCACGTCGCCGAGCAGGCGCTGTCGCTGATCGACGTGCGCTACGAGGTGCTGCCGCACGTGCTCGACGTCCGCGCGGCGATGAAGAAGGACGCGCCGATCCTGCACGAGGATCTGCGCACGCAGGGCCTGCCGACGCCGAGCGACGAGCCGACCAACGTCGCGAGCGTGGTGCTGTTCGAGCGCGGCGACCTCGCGGCCGCGTTCGCCGCGGCCGACGTCGTGATCGAGCGCGAGTTCGACACCTCGATGGTGCATCAGGGCTACATCGAGCCGCACAACGCCGTCGCCCAGGTCAATCCGGACGGCCAGGCGACGGTCTGGTGCAGCACGCAGGGCGCGTTCGACGTGCGCCACTTCTGCTCGCAGATCCTCGCCATGCCGTTGTCGCAGATCCGCGTCATCCCGGCCGAGATCGGCGGCGGCTTCGGCGGCAAGACGACGATTTACCTGGAACCGATCGCGATCCTGCTCGCGCGCAAGGCCGGACGCCCCGTCAAGCTGGTCATGAGCCGCGCCGAGGTGCTGCGCGCGACCGGCCCGACCTCGGGCTCGCACATCCGCGTCAAGATGGGCGCAACCCGCGACGGCAAGATCACCTGCGCCGACGCGACGCTGCTCTACGAAGCGGGCGCGTTCCCGGGCTCGCCGGTGTGGGCGGGCGCGATGTGTCTGCTCGCGCCGTACGACATCGAGACGCTGCGCATCGAGGGCTACGACGTCGTCGTCAACCGGCCGAAGACCGCGGCCTACCGCGCGCCAGGCGCGAGCAACGCCGCGTTCGCGGCGGAGTCGGTGATCGACGAGCTCGCCGAGCGGCTCGGCATCGATCCCATCGAGCTGCGGCTCAAGAACGCCGCGCGCGAGGGCACGCCGACGCCGGCCGGACCGCGCCACCGCCGCATCGGCTGCATCGAGGTGCTCGAGGCCGCGCGACGCTCGCCGCACTGGCAGTCGAGCCTGAGCGACGCCGCGAGCGACGGTCACCTGCACTGGAGCAGCGCGCTGACGCCCGCGAGCGCGCGGCGCCGCGGCCGCGGCGTCGCGGTCGGCTTCTGGTTCAACGCCGGGCTGCAATCGAGCGCGACGATCGGCATCAACGCCGACGGCACCGCGAGTCTCGTCACCGGCTCGCCCGACATCGGCGGCACGCGCACCTCGTGCGCGATGATCACTGCGGAGGAGCTCGGGCTGCCCGTCGAGCGCGTGCGTCCCGTGGTCGCCGACACCGACACCATCGGCCACACCGACGTGACCGGCGGCAGCCGCGTCACCATGGCGACCGGTCTCGCGGTCTACGAGGCGGCGCAGGACGTCAAGCGCCAGCTCTGCGAGCGCGCGGCGACGATCTGGAAGATCTTGCCGGACGAGGTGCGCTTCGTCGACGGCCAGGTGGTGCGCAACGACGGTAGCGCGTCACTCAGCGTCGCCGACATCGCGAAGCAGCTCGCGCGCACCGGCGGTCCGGTGGTCGGACGCGCGACGGTCAACGCCCAGAAGGCGACCGGCGCGGCCTACGCCGCGGCCATCGTCGACGTCGAGGTCGACGTCGAGACCGGCAAGGTCGACGTGCTGCGCTGCACGGTCGTGCAGGACGCCGGCCGCGCGATCCATCCGGCGTACGTGGAGGGCCAGATGCAGGGCGGCACCGCGCAGGGCATCGGCTGGGCGCTCAACGAGGAGTACGTCTACGACGAGCAGGGACGTCTCCTGAACGCGGGCTTCCTCGACTACCGCATCCCGGTCGCGCTCGACCTGCCGATGATCGAGACGATCATCGTCGAGGTGCCGAACCCGCGTCACCCCTACGGCATCCGCGGCGTCGGCGAGGTGTCGATCGTGCCGCCGCCCGCGGCAATCGCCAACGCGATCGCGAACGCGACCGGCGTCCGCATGCGCTGCCTGCCGATGTCGCCGCCGCGCGTTCTCGCGGCGCTGCGCGCGGCGGGCGTGCGCACGGCGCCGGAGTCGCCGAGCATCGCGGCCGCGAGCTGA
- a CDS encoding FHA domain-containing protein — MHKAARLVALAKAGQILTTRATLERLSPRWRQAARWFDRRVLRGDTAEEEIHELLWDASVTSVLSVGPLDAGADERVDGVVLTHGERSVRVDLARPRVELGRNPGCDLHVASAAVSRLHAIVEWNRGRVHLTDVSTNGTTIERAGLPPLRVHRDSAPLEGEGTLCLGSASAVGGASRVAFRCTTRAA; from the coding sequence GTGCACAAGGCGGCGCGTCTCGTCGCGCTCGCGAAGGCGGGGCAGATCCTCACCACGCGCGCGACGCTCGAGCGTCTCTCGCCGCGCTGGCGTCAGGCGGCGCGCTGGTTCGACCGCCGCGTCCTGCGCGGCGACACCGCGGAGGAGGAGATCCACGAGCTGCTGTGGGACGCGAGCGTGACCTCCGTTCTCAGCGTGGGTCCGCTCGACGCCGGTGCCGACGAGCGCGTCGACGGGGTCGTGCTGACGCACGGCGAGCGCTCGGTGCGCGTCGATCTCGCGCGGCCGCGCGTCGAGCTCGGTCGCAACCCGGGCTGCGACCTGCACGTCGCGAGCGCCGCGGTGTCGCGTCTGCACGCGATCGTCGAGTGGAACCGCGGCCGCGTGCACCTCACCGACGTCAGCACCAACGGGACGACCATCGAGCGCGCCGGCCTGCCGCCGCTTCGCGTGCACCGCGACAGCGCGCCGCTCGAGGGCGAGGGCACGCTCTGCCTCGGCAGCGCGAGCGCCGTGGGCGGCGCGTCGCGCGTGGCGTTCCGCTGCACGACGCGGGCGGCGTAG
- a CDS encoding MoaD/ThiS family protein, whose protein sequence is MALVFIPAQLRPLTGGRDRIEVAGRTVGELVEAIDALHPGFAERIVENGELVPSLAVSVDGDVVSGGLLEAVQADSEVHFVPALGGG, encoded by the coding sequence GTGGCGCTGGTCTTCATCCCGGCGCAGCTGCGGCCGCTGACCGGCGGGCGCGACCGCATCGAGGTCGCGGGCCGCACGGTCGGCGAGCTCGTCGAGGCGATCGACGCGCTCCATCCGGGCTTCGCGGAGCGCATCGTGGAGAACGGCGAGCTCGTGCCGTCGCTCGCGGTGTCGGTCGACGGCGACGTCGTGAGCGGCGGGCTGCTCGAGGCAGTGCAGGCGGACAGCGAGGTGCACTTCGTGCCGGCGCTCGGCGGCGGCTGA
- a CDS encoding xanthine dehydrogenase family protein subunit M: MHEIRYSAPTTVPEAVALLAADGEQARVLAGGTDLLVQLRAGTCPARHLIDVKRIDELARLEWDASGNLHVGAAVPCWRLTEDRRAQETFPGLVEATALIGSTQIQSRATVAGNLCNGSPAADTAPALIALGAVCVVQGPSGTREIPCESFLLAPGRTALQPGELLVEIRVPAPAPRSADCYQRFIPRNEMDIAVVGVGASVTLGADGRCTAARIGLGAVAPTAVLATDAAAALVGTTLDDAALARAADAARAHARPISDMRAPAEYRTEVTGVLLRRVVAEAARRARAAKVSA; encoded by the coding sequence GTGCACGAGATCCGCTACTCCGCGCCGACGACCGTTCCCGAGGCGGTGGCGCTGCTCGCCGCCGACGGCGAGCAGGCGCGCGTCCTCGCCGGCGGCACCGACCTGCTCGTTCAGCTGCGCGCCGGGACCTGTCCCGCGCGGCACCTGATCGACGTCAAGCGCATCGACGAGCTCGCGCGTCTCGAATGGGACGCGTCGGGCAACCTGCACGTCGGCGCCGCCGTGCCGTGCTGGCGACTCACCGAGGACCGGCGCGCGCAGGAGACGTTTCCCGGCCTGGTCGAGGCGACGGCGCTGATCGGCTCGACGCAGATCCAGAGCCGCGCGACCGTCGCCGGCAACCTGTGCAACGGCTCGCCCGCCGCCGACACGGCGCCCGCGCTGATCGCGCTCGGCGCGGTGTGCGTCGTGCAGGGGCCGTCGGGGACGCGCGAGATCCCCTGCGAGTCCTTCCTGCTCGCGCCGGGACGAACGGCGCTGCAGCCGGGCGAGCTCCTGGTCGAGATCCGCGTGCCGGCGCCCGCGCCGCGCAGCGCCGACTGCTACCAGCGCTTCATCCCGCGCAACGAGATGGACATCGCGGTGGTCGGCGTCGGCGCCTCGGTCACGCTCGGCGCGGACGGACGCTGCACGGCGGCGCGCATCGGGCTCGGTGCGGTCGCGCCGACCGCCGTGCTCGCGACCGACGCCGCGGCGGCGCTCGTCGGCACGACGCTCGACGACGCGGCGCTGGCGCGCGCCGCCGACGCCGCGCGCGCCCATGCGCGGCCGATCTCCGACATGCGCGCGCCGGCCGAGTACCGGACCGAGGTGACCGGCGTCCTCCTGCGCCGGGTGGTGGCGGAAGCCGCGCGTCGCGCGCGCGCCGCGAAGGTGTCTGCATGA
- a CDS encoding ZIP family metal transporter: protein MEAFLLSGAAGTLTLGGGLLALRLQAYRAYIFAFCGGALIAAALFEILPEALELLGSVESGFDAGDLLLACGLGYFAFYVIDHIAHGGHVHHGAAHEDTHQAGLWGALGLGLHSFFDGFAIGQGFQAGHSLGWAIALGVTLHKLADGISVAGIMLGTQHSLRATRAMVYLVAAAPIAGFFAQSFVALGSAVLALLLGWFAGIFVYLGASSLLPAAHETSRSRLLMVATLAGAAFILAAQWLSH, encoded by the coding sequence ATGGAAGCCTTCCTCCTGTCGGGCGCCGCCGGAACCCTGACGCTCGGCGGCGGACTTCTCGCGCTGCGCTTGCAAGCGTACCGCGCGTACATCTTCGCCTTCTGCGGCGGGGCGCTGATCGCGGCGGCGCTGTTCGAGATCCTGCCCGAGGCGCTCGAGCTGCTGGGCTCCGTCGAGTCGGGCTTCGACGCCGGAGACCTGCTGCTCGCCTGCGGGCTCGGCTACTTCGCGTTCTACGTCATCGACCACATCGCGCACGGCGGCCACGTCCACCACGGCGCCGCGCACGAGGACACGCACCAGGCCGGGCTGTGGGGCGCGCTCGGCCTCGGCCTGCACAGCTTCTTCGACGGCTTCGCGATCGGGCAGGGCTTCCAGGCGGGCCACAGCCTCGGCTGGGCGATCGCGCTCGGGGTGACGCTGCACAAGCTCGCCGACGGCATCAGCGTCGCCGGCATCATGCTCGGGACGCAGCACAGCCTGCGCGCGACGCGCGCGATGGTTTACCTGGTCGCGGCGGCGCCGATCGCGGGCTTCTTCGCGCAGTCGTTCGTCGCGCTCGGCAGCGCCGTGCTGGCGCTGCTGCTCGGCTGGTTCGCCGGCATCTTCGTCTACCTGGGCGCGAGCAGCCTGCTGCCCGCCGCGCACGAGACCAGCCGCTCGCGCTTGCTGATGGTCGCGACGCTCGCCGGCGCGGCGTTCATCCTCGCCGCCCAGTGGTTGTCGCATTGA
- a CDS encoding (2Fe-2S)-binding protein, which yields MSQRTHVSLILNGEETDFLCEPRQTLLEVLRDELDLTGTKEGCATGDCGACSVLLDGRVVCSCLVLAVETQGREVTTVEGLAEGDRLHPLQQAFLEHAALQCGICTPGFLVAAKALLDRNPDPSEREVRYELSGNLCRCTGYDKIVRAVLDAARAMRETKSAAPAQRE from the coding sequence ATGAGCCAGCGAACGCACGTCAGCCTGATCCTGAACGGCGAGGAAACCGACTTCCTGTGCGAGCCGCGCCAGACGCTGCTCGAGGTGCTGCGTGACGAGCTCGATCTCACCGGCACCAAGGAAGGCTGCGCGACCGGCGACTGCGGCGCGTGCAGCGTGCTGCTCGACGGGCGCGTCGTGTGCTCGTGCCTCGTGCTCGCGGTCGAGACCCAGGGTCGCGAGGTGACGACCGTCGAGGGTCTCGCGGAAGGCGATCGCCTGCACCCGCTGCAGCAGGCGTTCCTCGAGCACGCGGCGCTGCAGTGCGGGATCTGCACGCCGGGCTTCCTGGTCGCGGCGAAGGCGCTGCTCGACCGCAACCCCGACCCGAGCGAGCGCGAGGTGCGCTACGAGCTGTCGGGCAACCTCTGTCGCTGCACCGGCTACGACAAGATCGTGCGCGCGGTGCTCGATGCGGCGCGCGCCATGCGCGAGACGAAGAGCGCCGCGCCGGCGCAACGGGAGTGA